ATATATTCAGAATATTTCCATTTTTGGTACTATACTTCTTTGCACTAGACATATAATAAAAGAAAAATTACATGCATGTGTCCCGCCTTGTAATTTGTTTTAATTGTACATAATATTAAACCTAGCTAGAAGATTTATCATATGTTAGACTAGTTAATTACCAAAACAAGTTGTTTTAATGTGCCcaaaatatacaaaattattAGTTTATAAGCATTTATGTAAATGTATAGTTTCATTTTAAATCACGGATGCAAGTGATgaaagttttttatggattatacGATACCTGTAATATAATAGGCATCAAAAGATTATATGGTAATCTCTCGAAATATTTTATTCTACCCACATCAATGATAATTATAAGTTTTCTAGCATATATAATTTGTTTAGCTTCACATGCATGTATTAGGCATCacaattttatttttgtaaaattagATATACATACATGtttgaaataataataatataattttgtgATTATTTTTATTCTAAGAATGGCAAACTTCACCAAACTTGAATTTGAGGCTCTTGATATCACCGGAAAGAATTATATATCATGGTACTAGACATTAAAATTTATTTGGCCGCATAAGGTCTTGGAGACACCATTAAAGAGGGAAACAAAGAATCTGAATCAAACCGCACGAAAGCAATTATTTTTCTCCGCCGTCATCTCCACGAAGGACTTAAAACTGAATATCTTACTGTGAAAGATCCACTTGAACTTTGGAAAAATTGAAAGATAGATATGATCATCAAAATACTTTGATTCTTCCAAACGTTCGATATGATTGGATGCATTTGAGGCTTCAAGATTTTAAAACCGTCAGTGAATATAACTCCGCGCTTTTTAAAATCAGTTCTCAACTGAAATTATGTGGAGAAAATATTACTGATGCGGACATGTTAGAAAAAACTTATTCAACTTTTCATGCCTCGAATGTACTCCTCCAACAACAATATCATGAAAAAGGTTTAACAAAATATTCAGATTTAATATTTTATCTTCTTGTTGCTGAACAAAATAACAagattttgatgaagaatcaTGAGTCTCACCTACCTGGCTCTAGCCCTTTCCCTGAAGTGAATGCGGCAACTTATAGTTTTGGGCGTGGACGTGACCGTGGACGTGGACGCGATCGAGAAAATCAAGTAAGAAACAACTATCCTTGtaaacaagaaaaatcaaattaCAACCTGAAGTTTGTGAAAAAAGATGAAAAGGTGGAGAAAGATAAGAGAGGGCAAAAGAATATTGAGAATATTTGTTATAGATGCGGTATGAAGGGTCATTGGTCGCGTACCTGTCGTACGCCTAAGCACTTAGCTGACCTGTACAAAGCATCCCAGAAGGAGGAAGGAAAGATTGCTGAATCAAATTTAGCTTTTCAGAATGAAGGACCCGAGTACAACCCCTCTGACATGACACATTCAAATGCGTCTGATTTTTTCAAAATCCCTGAAGGAAGCGGCAATATGAATGATACAGAtatgatataaataattttttggaTGAAAGTTTTTTTTATTATGTGTAAGATATTTTATTTCTATGATTATTATAATTAAGTTACTAATTCTATGTACTTTTATTTGAAGTGTTATGGATATTTCTCATTCTCGCATTGATCATAAAATAAACGAAGATATTTGTCTTGTGGATAGTGCAACTACTCACACCATTcttaaaaatgaaaaatattttactcATCTATAAAAATGTAAAAGTAATGTTTATACAATTTCCGGAAGTACAAGTATAATTGACGGCTCTGGAAGAGCTCATCTTTTGTTACTCGAAGgaacaaaatttattataaatgaTGCATTATTCTCTCTGAACTCACAAAGAAATTTATTAAGTTTTAAAGATATTCGCAGAAATGGATATCATATCGAAACAATGAGTAAAGAGAAAAAAGAATTCTTTAATATCACATGCATCATTTCGGGTAGGAAAAGTATCAAGGAAAAACTACCCGCCTTTACTTCCGGATTATATTATATAAACATTTGTACTATTGAAGCAAATGTTATCATAAACCAGAAGtttattgatataaataattttatgATTGGGCATGACCGGTTGGGACATCCTGGATCAAGTATGATGCGGAGAATTATTGAAAACTCAAATGGGCATCCACTAAAAaattagaagatttttcagactaaTGAATTCTCTTGTGCTGCTTGTTCTCAAGGTAAGTTGATTATTAAGCCCTCTCTAGCAAAAATAGAAGTTGAATCTCCTAGATTATTGGAACGTATTTAGGGTGACATATGTGGGCACATTCACTCTTCATGTGGACCATATAAATATTTTATGGTACTAATTGATGCATCACCAAGGTGGTcacatgtgtatcttgtatatccTACACCTATAAATAGCCATCTAAATGGAGCTTGTAAACTCACTTGGAAATGATAtattctctcttcttctctctttctcttattctctcttagTGTATCTATACTATATCTATAATAGTTAGTTCATTTATTTAgatttttttatcaaaataacTAAGAACAACTTATTATGATCACATATATATAGGTAATtgttcaaataaaaataaaacttaaaataaaaactagaaactaatctaCACCCTTAGATCATTCTAATCTAATGCCCCCTACATGCAGTACACAGAATTAACCAACACCTTCCCATATAGAATCTCAGTTTTTCTCCGCCATTCTTAATTTCATTTTTCCCGTCAAAcgataattattttttaaaatccGAATTCACTGTATTTTTTcccatctctcaacgatcgatttgcatatcATATGTGCTATATTTCGGcgtgatttaaaaaaaaataatttctaGTTCTCATTATAAGAATATTTCTAGTGGAATagcactatatatatatatatagagagagagagagaaaaattCAATGGAATTTGTTCACGTCCCATGATATTTGTTAGTATATAATCTCAAAATATGCATATATATTCTTTCCATTCTCTCAATTTTGTTACACTTACCCGAAAAGCAGTGGCAGATAGAGAAATTTTAATTTACTTTAttaaaatttcataaatttaGGTGAAAAGAAAGTTATTACATATTTTAAATCatatcttattattttaacaaacTTAATTAAGTTACTAATTAACGAATTAGATATTAAACAAAATAAGTTAAATATTTAGGAATTAGAAGTGAACTAACCCTTTAAAATATACTAATCTACAACCAAATCTAATTCcaataaataaatatacaaaTTTAAAACACgcaaagaataaatattcaacaCTCAAATAGAAATGGAATGGGGTGCGGTTGagttataaaaaaaattattaataggCCAGACATTTTAAGATGGCTAAATGGGTTGTGGTTTGGTTAGGTCAGTCCCCATGAAAAGGCTAAATTTATAGGCCCACATTTTTCAAAGTATATATTGACCAGATGATAATAAAATCTAGCAAAGAAGTATTCATGTTTTATCTACTGCAGATCCACTTTTTTAATGTGACATAAATATTTGTAGTGGTTGAATAATCTATTAGattatatttttttgaaaaaaagaaTTCTTACAATACTTTTCAATTTTCTCAATCTGTATTACTTTTCTACAAAAATAAATGACCACTTATCCATGGACCCGCCCTTACACTATATTAGGTaattaaacaaaaaataaaatccaataaaaatagttatTCTCAGTCAACGCATATAAGCAAATACGATCCAACTAATTTATTAAAATGTACAGTATCCAAATTATATCTTTAATTTTTAGGCATCAATTGGTTaagtagtcggctcatattttatgagtagtctagggttgaatgagatggagcaaaacgcactcattcagaaattgttggaaaaaaaagaaaaaaaagaggaaaaaaagaaaagaaaaagaaaaaaaatatgtgttatgcataattaccaagggtgagctctttaatactcgagttattaagttttagggactttgtgcctagtgacctaaggcttttatagtttgggatccgctaacttaacgctcgctacatgagtattattgtataagtcttttggaaCCTCATTCATTACACGATCAAATAAACatatttgttatgtgttcaataatagcatgaatcctaGTATAACTCTAGTAGGGAGGTGGTGTTGTGAATCATTATGCGTTTaatgtctattctgtttataaacttgtgattgttttgatgattgataagttatggttattgatctagtttcgagagtatatttgttaagcatccacacacgcacgttctcggtttgtgagttgatttgtggggtttattcgaactctgttaaaagtcattgcattcttagaggcattagCTTGTTGGTTGATATAGTTATTCTGTGGGGATCGATTatattatcatttagttgcactcatgtagttgcattcatgcattaggttgttttgtagttttgagtctgtttatactTGAGGATAAGCATTGATTCTAGTTagggggtgtgataagtggattttatatctacttggaacgcttcattacaggcttaagttggtgtttggGAATCAatttattggtatttttgatgtgtttttgtgttattgcattacaggaattagttggatgaataaatgagcttttcagaaaaaatatgttgaaaagagattagaattggaagcctaggccatgTTCAAGTTGTAGATAATCTCGATAGCTTCACGTGGACTGTTGAATCATCAAATTCCGATGgatagaactcaagttatggccaaaagaagaattaCAATCAAAGGTTCCGAAAGCCCGCGCGGGCGCGCGAAAATCTCTAGGGGCAATAACCCCGCGTGCCCGCGCCAGTTACCGTGCGCCCGCGCCAGTTACCGCGCGCCCGCGCCCAGCTCCTGTAGCAGAATCGTGATTTGACTTGAATTTGATGATTCTAAGGACCCAGGTCATCCAGAAGCCTATATAAACCaataaaaagacatttttaataacaaggagccaagagagagcaatacgaagacctagagagcacaagacgactacggagaagaagacttttgtattcttcaatatagttgatacttcggatgcttgttttcgatttgtctttaccctagtactcttatattgtttattatcatgttttcattggaactcatggtgacgatgagctcgattatgaactaatcgctgtcatggggttctaacggatttatttatggatttcaatagttaattattttataatccttTTTGTGTGGTGaattatgatttcctagtttggtttatgtatgaattgacatgcataattcgagggtaattttaaccatattattcaccctatataatcacgatagataacttgctcttaaaccattatattttcaatctttatagacatatagggactaagaataattggtgtctattcaacttctatcttaattgtggatgtttgatagtagggtatacctataacgaaagttagcgtatactagtttcgttttatctgattagttgtcatcaccatcacatgttaaggataaagacataaactttgaattaagtatttaatgaagttagaatcccatgtttattctcatataagtaattcaatctcaattctcttagttaatgttatttagtataatctgcacagagtctacaatagtctccactccaaactcattcatttcttctatcccgatggatattcatcatcagtcgagtagtgattgtatcccgacggataagcttaacagcagtcatccatcggatagccaaactactaacccgatggatattcctcatccatcgggtgtctctgcacaacttcaaattttctcaattctcacaagtgcagaagacttagtagtaatacaatcactcttaggactgagggaagggagtgaattgagtgatagtctgggttgctcccaggaaaaaggagagaaaaagagtgaacaaatgtaGTCTATTttttcaggactggcaaaagtgagtgagaggagtcctaccttagatggtgaaggtgagggtgtgagggtggggagccaaggggagcccttgatgcaaaaagagagagaacatgagagaaatgtaggtacaggagagataaggatggacatcattgctagtgagtcaatgaatgccaatgatgcagacatggagaaactatctcagcatgatcaagctgttataggttcattctctttggatgctgaggcatttactcatcttgtcccagcatatcaaattttggctggacagtgcaatgaaaatgcagaaagaatgctgaatttggtgcacaccacccagtctatgcaaagaactaaggatgccatcacatcTATGCCTCCAAAAGCTGATGATGATGCTGACTATGGGACTGGAGAATCtgaagatttctttggagatgatggtgaaAGTGAGGAGctcatgaacatagggggagaagcaggcacAAGTTCTAGATCAGGCCTGCCTTCATGGGAATTCTCCAAGGACTGTGATCTTCAACATTTCAAGGTCACTCTCATTCAtcaaatccaagaaacacataaTACTATTCAATCTACCACAGATGCAAGCACCAAGCAGCTCTTACAAGCACATCTCAATTCCTTGCAACTGCatcaaattcaaggcttccaacacaaTCAGGCTATCACTTCTATCAAGACAAAAATTGATCAGGTGAATAAGGATATTTCTGATAGATTAGATGCCAAACTTCTGGAAGCAACAATGATTGATATTAAAAGACATCTTAGGAATAACTCTAAACTTGAAACCAAGGTAGACTCCTTGGACAAAAGGATGACTGAATGGAAGCTTATCTCACGGCCATACATCttcatcaagcacaacaaactcaactactgcaaaagctggtggctacacaatcttcttcctcaaatctacttgatgataacaaaaggggggAGAAATCAGTATCTCAAGTCAATCAAGTAGAGccatctagtgagggggagaaagtggtAAATATTCAAATCAGCCAAGTAATTGTTCCGgaaattactctgccaaagccacTAGTActggacagcattgatctgatccaaattaCAACTGCTAAGCTTGAGTCAAAATCAATTCCCAAAATTCTTGATGTTGTGGCTGTGGAGAAGGACCTGGatgaaaaatggagaaagatagatgcaaaaattcaacagaaatttgggccaattcagaaatcAGACAGAGTCTTCAAACATCATTCTCAAGTCAAGAAAATTTCAGTAGAAAAGCTAAGTCTGAAATATTCTAGGAAAAAGGGaaaacatcttgcatcaaatctccaaaggcagatctcattatgaaggccaaaaggaactactctaaattttcagacaagaatcctatggatacagtgtttgaaacacctaggccagatgagaagaaactgttggctaggtcaattgcatttttcaaggatccaactgattcggcgcttaaaaggagaattgccaaaatctacagaaatggtaaggagatttgtgtggtggctggacacccactatttgtggaagctaagaaagAAATAATCAggtaagaaaagaagcaagttgtcttggatgctaagaagcacaaataaaagaaggagcaagctgctatcttggccaaattTCAAGCTATAAAAATCACAACAGAAATTCCTGCACAACCAACTATAACTGCTGAACCACAAGATCAAAAAGtgcaagttgaaccacaacagaaaagaagattcagatacaagcttcattccaagagaaaattggactttagttatgaggaaatggaagactatattACTAAAAAGTCCACAACTTCAACTCAAATATCAAAACCCTCAGgggtatttgaagaattcaaggtggtggatccaactaggaatatacatggtgagcccataattccaaaggatgagccagtggACTGGGATAGTCTGCCAATTCCTGAGCTGAACTTTCCTAGCTTCAAGgcaaagaagacaaagattagAGCTAGTAAGAAAGTGAAACCAGTGACTCTCAGATCCAAAACcctaaccaaatcccaacccatagtcaacaagagagatctcatgtatatttgtgatatcaaggagttttcagacttgaatctctatTTGGATGAaatggaagaagtaagaggaattgatgcttacataCATCTTCCTAAAAGACTggtatttaaatacaagggagggaaagagatgacatggcctcttcacaggattcttcaagaaagccaatttgttctgattaaagtctactcatccttcaaaaagaaatTTGGAtataatgtgactgcaaggagaatggttctaaagaggattgaggagctaaggagta
This sequence is a window from Apium graveolens cultivar Ventura chromosome 9, ASM990537v1, whole genome shotgun sequence. Protein-coding genes within it:
- the LOC141686326 gene encoding uncharacterized protein LOC141686326 — protein: MLEKTYSTFHASNVLLQQQYHEKGLTKYSDLIFYLLVAEQNNKILMKNHESHLPGSSPFPEVNAATYSFGRGRDRGRGRDRENQVRNNYPCKQEKSNYNLKFVKKDEKVEKDKRGQKNIENICYRCGMKGHWSRTCRTPKHLADLYKASQKEEGKIAESNLAFQNEGPEYNPSDMTHSNASDFFKIPEGSGNMNDTDMI